The sequence aggttttctcctgtataaaagagtgagtgtctctttgaaaacacagagagaggttataattctccaaatattatagtggaatcttttggtcttgcccgtggtttttaccctaataatttttgggggttttccacgtaaatcttggtgtctagttattcttcaatttacatagtttctatctcatgatgccgcacctgggaccaacaCAAAAAACATATCTCAAATTTCAAGCACTTTGAGTAGaaaaacaaaacacaaaaatcattaaaattcAACATTCAATGACAGATTCAAACCCAATAATTAAAAAAGACAGCGCAAAAGAATGGATAACACTTACAATTAGAAATGGCGGCAGCGGCGCGAGGAGTTAACGACCGGACGTGCTGCAACCTAGGGATCACCAGGTGTAACACCcggaattttaatacgtaaattcgcatgcataattaggagaaattaattttaaaataagggttaaatgaatttatgtgttattatgtgatttatatgcatgatttaagttattttagcatttaacccaaaatttgtgatttttgtgatttatggaaattaattggttttgatcacgtagacgggaccgtggacggatgccaaaatatttagccaaaaatattttatgagttttatgagccttaaaataatatttttaaggtattttgtcaagaaaattttagtatttaattatatatttatttaagggttgaatTTTAGctaaaataagtcattttaatgacttttgttaatatttaaaaatcccttaagttttaatttcgggatttagcaTTTTCCcatcaaattattattatttattaagggtttttttaaatattagttttatagaataatgttatattatttaataatatatttttttaacctATTATCTAACCTACCCAACCCCACAACCCACTACCAAGCCGTCACTTTCATCctgttcatcatcttcctcaCGTTTCATCAGCCTCCACCATAGTTTTGGACAGAAAACCTcaacctccatagccgatccacCATTGTCTTGGTttattttggtccgttcgtcgtcccggagtcccgTAAACGCATCGTTCGTTGTCAAATAATTATCAAAGGCGTGTCTATTCCttcgtttgaacaccatataagctattaatcttgcataatgttttattttgatttcatttgaaTATTTCGAAATTTATGCAATTTTATGGAGGTTTATGCATGTTTGGGTATTTCTTGTCATGGCTCACGTTTTGACCAATATGGCACGGTCCAGGGGCTAGGTCTCGGCCAAGGGGTGTTTGGAGGTTCGTTAGGGTCGAGCAAGGTCAGGGGTTAGGGTGGCTCACGGCTGGTTCCAAGTTAGTGTAAGGTTTTGGTCTTGGAGGGGCACGGCTAGGGTTGTAGGGAAGAGGTCACGGCTGGTTCATGCTAGGCCATGAACCAGCCTAGCCATGGCATGgctcgaaccggcaggaccctgggaaggtcctgccggcggcgctccggccaggggcggccggagcgaggcggcagcagcccctaaagggctgctgctcgcgcagccgaGGGCTAGGAGAGGGGGGGCGTCGGGTAGGGGGTGctgggtggttccgggtcgggtcagggtagtgggtcgggtcagtagggtctagggtcgggtcaggcaggtccgggtccgggctaggtgggccgggctcgagtattttaattttaaaatgtttaatgttttaattggatttttgggccatttaattagttagaaaattatttgggcctccaaataattttatttgggctttttaaattatttttaagttaacccaataattttatgggcccgtgggcccattggaatttttgggctagtcagtgattttattgggtcagtctaggaatttttatgaattaattagttattgggcctaaatatttttatttaagcccaataacatttaagtattttattttagtaaaaattataatttttaaaattaattatttaattatgggctttaagttagttaacaggctttaagtcagttaaggggttagtagagagaccagcagtctggaccaatccatgaaaataaactaagtccggaatatatatttaattatttttatgcatgaagtctattttaagtaaaagtatatttattattaaaattaattaaatatatattacggacatattttaagtgcatgcatacatgaaatattttatgatgtgtttatgattaagaattgagcatgcaaaatatttttatggaaattgaagtgatgtgacagcatagaagtgggttctaccactgacacagaggtagttctactaccggcatagaagtgggttttaccactggcacagaggtagtttactaccagcatagaggtggatttatccaccgccacgtacgatggttctttagactgatcagtcggcacagttattagtcacattcatggatatgaccatacacagtttttatgtttatgacatgctcaattatgttatgtatgatgaataaagttatgttatgtataagatttatgattaagcatttatgttatgaaaaatgtttccacgcatgctcatgtacatgtatatgtattagtatttatgtgatgcattatttttaaccttgttataaaggattagacttgttgagcctctaggctcactacgcttatatggtgcaggtgagtatgatgtagctcctaccggtggcgaggacgtatgagcgagcatggcagtggccccgtgaccgtctcgctaggattttaattatgcatgagttatatattcaggatatttttatgttttcagtgGTTATAAATACTTattgattttcatgatttaagttataaattttcattatagacattattttatctattgcacgactcaagattttatcaaataaatgtttattattttattaagcgagttattatttgtaatattatttttaaactttatacatatatgtatgggcgtatatgtatatagtatagtattatttttataaaaaaaaaaaaaagtttttccgcatttagtaGTACTAGggtgtttcatttggtatcagagcacggtcctcggagggtgtccatctgccacgtgaagctcagaaatcctgctactggtctgtaagttttaaatgttttaataagatttagaaggagcatatgtattaattttatgtatttcatGTTCGGTGAGATTTTTTTGaaacccttagttatgcattgcgatttacgtaaagaaatatgtggtggtacagaatgcctcccagacagatgAATAGACGCGGTAGACCTCCatctccaccgccacctccgcagaaccctatgacagcactggagcaggccagtgctacgatgatggcagggatcactgctctgttggagcagcaggctgcacgtcccagactatcccatgaggaggacgtggctgagaggttccagaagaagggacctaaggagtttgttgggaccactgatcctttggtggctgagggatggattcgctctcttgagtccatctttgattacatggggatcacagacaccgacagggtgaactgtgcgacgtacatgatgagaggggatgcagccctttggtgggagggtgcagttaggGGAGTTCACTTGCCCACACTGACGTGgacggagtttaggcgtatcttctacgccaagtactttactgaggatgtgcgcagccgcatgatccgtgagttcatgagtctccgtcagggagacaggtctgttgtggagtatgtgagccagtttgagaggggctgtcgcttcgtgcccatgattgctgatagcccgcaggagaagctgcgtcAGTTTGTGGaaggcctgaaggctgagatcaggcatgatgtgcatatggcagacgtctttacatacGAGTCTGCAgtgagtagagccttgcgttccgaggagggtcggagagagatccagaagGAACAGCAGCGTAATAGACAGCTCCAGCTGGAATCTTAtcaaccatcttcgcagccacccaCAAAGAAACAGTACACAGGGCCATCTCAGGACCATAACCAGCAGAGTCAGCAGggtcagcagcagcagcaacagaggggcggggcccctaagtcAGGAGGAGTACCactttgcccgaagtgtcagaaaccACATTCGGGTCTGTGTCTGAGTGGGTCGAATGCGTGTTTCCATTGCAAGGAGCCGGGGCACATGTCCATTAATTGtccaaggaagaagaacaccacagGGAGAGTGTTTGTCATGCAAGCAGCTGGGGCAGACCCAAACACTTCTTTAATCTCCGGTATGCCCTAACCTATTCTTTTAAGGGAACTTTGGTgaagttaaaaatattttgtttatcagagtgcgcagcagaagcaTTACGTTTGGGATAccgaaacttgggaactagatatGTGATAATGAGTTTAGTgaattggatttttgaagaacTCCGTTATTAGAAATTTGAtccgtcgaatttcgaggacgaaattcaatttaagggggggagaattgtaacacccgaaattttaatacgtaaattcgcatgcataattaggagaaattaattttaaaataagggttaaatgaatttatgtgttattatgtgatttatatgcatgatttaagttattttagcatttaacccaaaatttgtgatttttgtgatttatggaaattaattggttttgatcacgtagacgggaccgtggacggacgagatgccaaaatatttagccaaaaatattttatgagttttatgagccttaaaataatatttttaaggtattttgtcaagaaaattttagtatttaattatatatttatttaagggttgaatTTTAGctaaaataagtcattttaatgacttttgttaatatttaaaaatcccttaagttttaatttcgggatttagcaTTTTCCcatcaaattattattatttattaagggtttttttaaatattagttttatagaataatgttatattatttaataatatatttttttaacctATTATCTAACCTACCCAACCCCACAACCCACTACCAAGCCGTCACTTTCATCctgttcatcatcttcctcaCGTTTCATCAGCCTCCACCATAGTTTTGGACAGAAAACCTcaacctccatagccgattcaCCATTGTCTTGGTttattttggtccgttcgtcgtcccggagtcccgTAAACGCATCGTTCGTTGTCAAATAATTATCAAAGGCATGTCTATTCCttcgtttgaacaccatataagctattaatcttgcataatgttttattttgatttcatttgaaTATTTCGAAATTTATGCAATTTTATGGAGGTTTATGCATGTTTGGGTATTTCTTGTCATGGCTCACGTTTTGACCAATATGGCACGGTCCAGGGGCTAGGTCTCGGCCAAGGGGTGTTTGGAGGTTCGTTAGGGTCGAGCAAGGTCAGGGGTTAGGGTGGCTCACGGCTGGTTCCAAGTTAGTGTAAGGTTTTGGTCTTGGAGGGGCACGGCTAGGGTTGTAGGGAAGAGGTCACGGCTGGTTCATGCTAGGCCATGAACCAGCCTAGCCATGGCATGGCTctaaccggcaggaccctgggaaggtcctgccggcggcgctccggccaggggcggccggagcgaggcggcagcagcccctaaagggctgctgctcgcgcagccgaGGGCTAGGAGAGGGGGGGCGTCGGGTAGGGGGTGctgggtggttccgggtcgggtcagggtagtgggtcgggtcagtagggtctagggtcgggtcaggcaggtccgggtccgggctaggtgggccgggctcgagtattttaattttaaaatgtttaatgttttaattggatttttgggccatttaattagttagaaaattatttgggcctccaaataattttatttgggctttttaaattatttttaagttaacccaataattttatgggcccgtgggcccattggaatttttgggctagtcagtgattttattgggtcagtctaggaatttttatgaattaattagttattgggcctaaatatttttatttaagcccaataacatttaagtattttattttagtaaaaattataatttttaaaattaattatttaattatgggctttaagttagttaacaggctttaagtcagttaaggggttagtagagagaccagcagtctggaccaatccatgaaaataaactaagtccggaatatatatttaattatttttatgcatgaagtctattttaagtaaaagtatatttattattaaaattaattaaatatatattacggacatattttaagtgcatgcatacatgaaatattttatgatgtgtttatgattaagaattgagcatgaaaaatatttttatggaaattgaagtgatgtgacagcatagaagtgggttctaccactgacacagaggtagttctactaccggcatagaagtgggttttaccactggcacagaggtagtttactaccagcatagaggtggatttatccaccgccacgtacgatggttctttagactgatcagtcggcacagttattagtcacattcatggatatgaccatacacagtttttatgtttatgacatgctcaattatgttatgtatgatgaataaagttatgttatgtataagatttatgattaagcatttatgttatgaaaaatgtttccacgcatgctcatgtacatgtatatgtattagtatttatgtgatgcattatttttaaccttgttataaaggattagacttgttgagcctctaggctcactacgcttatatggtgcaggtgagtatgatgtagctcctaccggtggcgaggacgtatgagcgagcatggcagtggccccgtgaccgtctcgctaggattttaattatgcatgag comes from Henckelia pumila isolate YLH828 chromosome 4, ASM3356847v2, whole genome shotgun sequence and encodes:
- the LOC140860678 gene encoding uncharacterized protein translates to MMRGDAALWWEGAVRGVHLPTLTWTEFRRIFYAKYFTEDVRSRMIREFMSLRQGDRSVVEYVSQFERGCRFVPMIADSPQEKLRQFVEGLKAEIRHDVHMADVFTYESAVSRALRSEEGRREIQKEQQRNRQLQLESYQPSSQPPTKKQYTGPSQDHNQQSQQGQQQQQQRGGAPKSGGVPLCPKCQKPHSGLCLSGSNACFHCKEPGHMSINCPRKKNTTGRVFVMQAAGADPNTSLISGEYDVAPTGGEDV